The following coding sequences lie in one Leptospira inadai serovar Lyme str. 10 genomic window:
- a CDS encoding efflux RND transporter permease subunit: MRKFLSKSTDAVLTRPVTSSICLLIFLFVSAFYTTRLSINSNNLELLPPENPSVVITRKVIEMVGGSGFYTVVLKFKDEKGMTSHLVKAFQAKRDGNVDLQKKELDLADAEKRKHLAYYKEREKVLKRSSEKLAELFLADKEFVRFVSYRYNVSFLQDRLPLFLKTEDLSEIRKRVKRKIEEEVERANPFFIKLTDEEYNPDFNDIISKYQRLAKRDIFDEYNISPDKGMLLLLIKPTGSFVDIDFDKRLDQRIQTIVKESHLEKDGVYAGYTGTYKLNQDDYETLIGALKPIGIASFAGIAFLLLLFFRNPLFIAMLLFSLFSGLLITFGITGFFIGELNSITSIIGSILMGLGIDYGIQFLYRFREEFTKKQDLIRSIKDTIYHTGVASLSSALTTTSAFVVLSFSEFRGFSEFGIIATYGTLVIAVTMYAVTAIQITLLLKWFPRLSKVFLLNEAQQTPSRILRKFYSRPGLLATVVVLAVLFLGFFAPKVEFDVNGRNLLVENQESVNLYDEISDRFDISSDPQAIVVNTLEESEAVFDYMNPVPEEISGSVDQVVSLWNFVPPYGQQLANRKILDQISKDMKPVKPAFLKPEQRKYLPKAKVFLSVKPYGYREVPDYFATQFKEIPTSKEKGHIVFLYPKVALWHGGKLLEFFAAVGQLEVPKISRRNLNTILYSTGIAGKGFIEPSKETYSKSEERALLAALNSYTKEKFLSLKILPGTVETILEHRPYKNVAQARSYTFKTSTAGSLMLFANLILIVQKEGFAAFLITLFLVIIVLILFYRAFLPAVLSLIPLLLGILVTVGFMALIGLKLNFMNVLVFPVVIGYGIQNGIYIYYRFREDHDIVRAMAMVGPAVIASTLTTLVGWSALLLADQRGLHSIGKVATIGIAACLLIALTLLPAILELAYRSRKSEESETVPLGLGPEEAEEPTLEAKIPEALPIQPKPRIAKSDVKPKIPLKKKIPKKKSK, translated from the coding sequence TGGAACTATTGCCTCCGGAAAACCCTTCGGTCGTCATAACGCGTAAAGTGATCGAAATGGTCGGAGGAAGCGGATTTTATACCGTAGTTCTCAAGTTTAAGGACGAGAAGGGAATGACCTCCCACTTAGTGAAAGCCTTTCAAGCTAAGCGGGACGGCAATGTCGATCTGCAAAAAAAAGAACTCGATCTTGCCGATGCGGAAAAACGGAAGCATTTAGCCTATTATAAAGAGAGGGAAAAGGTCCTCAAACGGTCCTCCGAAAAACTCGCCGAATTATTTTTGGCGGATAAGGAATTCGTTCGATTCGTATCGTACCGATATAACGTTTCCTTTTTGCAAGATAGGCTTCCTCTATTTTTAAAAACGGAAGACTTGAGCGAAATACGAAAAAGAGTCAAACGAAAAATCGAAGAGGAAGTTGAACGCGCAAACCCCTTCTTCATAAAGCTGACCGACGAGGAATATAACCCCGATTTTAACGATATTATTTCCAAATACCAGCGCTTAGCTAAGCGAGATATATTCGACGAATATAATATTTCTCCCGACAAGGGAATGCTCTTATTATTGATCAAACCGACCGGATCTTTCGTAGATATCGATTTTGACAAACGGCTGGACCAAAGAATCCAAACCATAGTAAAGGAATCCCATCTAGAAAAGGACGGCGTTTACGCGGGCTATACCGGAACCTATAAACTTAACCAAGACGATTATGAGACTTTGATAGGCGCCTTGAAGCCGATCGGAATTGCATCATTTGCAGGAATCGCGTTTTTACTTTTGCTGTTCTTCAGAAACCCTCTTTTCATCGCTATGCTTCTTTTTTCCCTTTTTTCGGGATTATTGATAACTTTCGGGATCACAGGGTTTTTTATCGGAGAGCTAAATAGCATCACCAGCATCATCGGGTCCATTTTAATGGGTCTAGGCATCGACTATGGAATTCAATTCTTGTATCGATTTAGGGAAGAATTCACCAAAAAGCAGGATTTAATTCGATCCATCAAGGATACGATTTATCATACGGGAGTAGCCTCCTTAAGTTCGGCATTAACGACCACTTCGGCATTCGTGGTGCTTTCCTTTTCGGAGTTTCGGGGCTTCAGCGAATTCGGAATCATAGCGACCTACGGAACTCTCGTAATCGCCGTGACGATGTACGCGGTTACGGCAATACAGATTACGTTACTTTTAAAATGGTTCCCGCGCTTATCGAAAGTTTTTCTATTAAACGAAGCACAACAGACACCCTCCCGAATACTGAGAAAATTTTATTCCAGACCCGGGTTGCTTGCGACGGTAGTCGTACTGGCTGTCCTCTTTCTGGGATTCTTCGCTCCTAAAGTCGAGTTCGACGTGAACGGCAGAAACTTACTCGTCGAGAATCAAGAATCCGTAAACCTCTACGACGAAATCTCGGATCGGTTCGATATTTCGTCGGATCCGCAAGCGATAGTCGTGAATACTTTGGAGGAATCCGAAGCCGTATTCGACTATATGAATCCGGTCCCGGAGGAAATTTCCGGTTCCGTGGACCAAGTCGTTTCGCTTTGGAATTTCGTTCCACCCTATGGGCAACAATTAGCAAATCGTAAAATTCTAGATCAGATTTCGAAAGATATGAAGCCCGTCAAACCGGCGTTTCTAAAACCCGAACAGAGAAAGTATCTTCCTAAAGCCAAAGTATTTCTTTCGGTAAAACCGTACGGATACCGGGAAGTTCCGGATTATTTTGCAACTCAATTTAAGGAAATTCCTACTTCGAAAGAAAAAGGTCATATAGTCTTCCTGTATCCGAAAGTGGCTCTATGGCATGGCGGAAAGCTATTGGAATTCTTTGCCGCAGTCGGACAACTGGAAGTACCGAAAATTTCCCGCAGAAATTTAAATACGATCTTATATTCCACGGGCATCGCCGGAAAAGGATTTATTGAACCAAGTAAAGAAACGTATTCAAAGTCGGAAGAGAGGGCCCTTCTTGCCGCATTGAATTCTTATACTAAGGAAAAATTTCTTTCCTTAAAGATTCTACCCGGTACCGTCGAGACGATCCTCGAACATAGACCCTATAAGAATGTCGCGCAAGCAAGATCGTATACGTTCAAGACGAGCACTGCGGGAAGTTTGATGCTTTTTGCAAATTTGATCCTGATCGTCCAAAAAGAGGGATTTGCGGCATTTTTGATCACATTGTTTTTAGTGATTATCGTATTAATTCTTTTTTATAGAGCTTTTTTGCCTGCCGTTCTATCTTTGATTCCCTTGCTTTTAGGAATTTTAGTTACGGTTGGTTTTATGGCTTTGATCGGCTTAAAACTCAATTTTATGAACGTCCTTGTTTTTCCCGTCGTGATCGGATATGGAATCCAAAACGGAATCTACATCTACTATCGCTTTAGAGAGGATCACGATATCGTCAGAGCCATGGCAATGGTCGGGCCGGCAGTGATTGCTTCCACGTTAACTACATTAGTAGGATGGAGCGCATTACTACTCGCGGACCAAAGAGGATTGCACTCCATCGGGAAAGTGGCGACAATCGGAATTGCCGCCTGCCTCTTAATCGCCTTAACTCTTTTGCCGGCAATCTTAGAATTGGCATACCGATCCAGAAAGTCCGAGGAATCCGAAACGGTTCCTTTGGGTCTTGGGCCTGAGGAAGCGGAAGAACCGACGTTAGAAGCGAAGATTCCCGAGGCACTCCCGATTCAGCCGAAGCCAAGAATAGCGAAGAGCGACGTGAAACCGAAGATTCCACTCAAGAAAAAAATCCCGAAAAAGAAATCTAAATGA